AAATATTTCATATTTAATCTCTTGAATATCCGTTATTTGTATGATCGCTTAGGTTTCCGAGAGCATCGCTTACTAAGCCACCAAAATTTGCATCACCACCAGCAGTGATTGAACCTGTGATAACAACATTACCGTTTATCTCAAAGCTACCAGCATCTCCACCACTTCCAGCTGTGCTTATGCTTCCTTGAATAAGAGTATTTCCAAGAAGCTTTATATTTGGGCTTTTTATGGTAGTGTCGTTCGCATTTACCAGCACGTTTTTAGCACTCAAATTTGCGTTATCACAAGTAATGTTTATCTGCTTTGGACTTGAAATGCTAAGTGTGCTAATTGCTGTGTTGTAGCTTATGCTTACTCCATCCTCAAAAGTACAAATTTGCGTTTTTGTATCTGTGCTTGGTGTAGTGTGAGCTTCTTGATATACCGAGCGAAGTATTACGCCACTGTTTAGGCTACCACGTACAGGTAAAACTACCGCTTGTTCACCCACGCGAATAGGCACAAAGGTACGAGCGAAAGAATTTGCCATTTGGATTACGGGTAAAAAATCAGTTACCATATCGCCGATCTTTACTCTGGCTCTGTCGGCTCTTATCTCTGAAATTATGCCAATTTCAATAAAGTCCATCTTCATCTATTTGCCTTATATGTTCATTAAAATTCTTGCCAACGCCTTTACGACGAATGCCAAATTTAATCTCTTTTACATCATCGTGGATATTGTTTAGTTTTTCACGATTTAGCTGGTTATCAAGCATAATTTTTTCAGTCAGTGCACGTGTGGCTTCGGTTGATTTATTTATCGCCTCATTATGTTTATCAATTACGCTGGTTAATAACTCAATAGACTTAGAACTCTGCCTTTGTGCGTAGTAAAATACTATAAGCAACACACTAATTACACATATAAATAAAAATACT
This region of Campylobacter anatolicus genomic DNA includes:
- a CDS encoding phage baseplate assembly protein V, encoding MKMDFIEIGIISEIRADRARVKIGDMVTDFLPVIQMANSFARTFVPIRVGEQAVVLPVRGSLNSGVILRSVYQEAHTTPSTDTKTQICTFEDGVSISYNTAISTLSISSPKQINITCDNANLSAKNVLVNANDTTIKSPNIKLLGNTLIQGSISTAGSGGDAGSFEINGNVVITGSITAGGDANFGGLVSDALGNLSDHTNNGYSRD